Proteins found in one Tolumonas lignilytica genomic segment:
- a CDS encoding urease accessory protein UreD, whose product MTMQPLLTPLEQTGWQAHLSLGFSRRGHQTVLADRRQYGPLTVQRPFYPEGMPCHLYLLHPPGGVVGGDELDVQIKVEPEAHALLTTPGATKFYRSAGPQSKVTQTFHLSAGAALEWLPQDNILFPGANLQLQSTFHLERDSRLIAWECISLGRPVNEERFLEGQLRSRWRVYRHQHLCLNESLRVLDVADLDRRAGLAGYPLVATLIASPCSETERELVRELLQGYQAPAGVTLLNDLLVVRLLGAHNEPLQKLMQTIWQMLRPTVIGCPACRPRIWNT is encoded by the coding sequence ATGACGATGCAGCCTCTGTTAACACCCCTTGAACAAACCGGATGGCAGGCGCATTTGTCACTCGGTTTTTCCCGGCGTGGTCATCAAACTGTATTGGCCGATCGTCGCCAATACGGTCCGTTAACAGTTCAACGTCCGTTTTATCCAGAAGGCATGCCTTGCCATCTTTATCTGCTGCATCCACCGGGTGGTGTAGTCGGCGGTGATGAACTCGATGTGCAAATTAAGGTGGAACCGGAAGCGCATGCGCTTTTGACTACCCCTGGTGCGACTAAATTTTATCGCAGTGCAGGGCCACAATCGAAGGTGACACAAACCTTCCACCTGTCAGCTGGGGCTGCTTTGGAGTGGTTGCCGCAAGATAACATTCTGTTTCCCGGTGCCAATTTACAACTGCAGAGCACCTTCCATCTGGAACGTGACTCGCGGTTGATCGCTTGGGAGTGCATCTCGCTTGGGCGTCCTGTGAATGAAGAGCGTTTTTTGGAAGGGCAGCTCCGCAGCCGTTGGCGCGTCTATCGTCACCAGCATTTATGCCTGAATGAATCGTTGCGGGTGCTGGATGTCGCTGATTTAGATCGTCGTGCAGGTTTAGCTGGTTATCCGCTGGTCGCGACTCTCATTGCATCGCCTTGTTCTGAAACAGAACGGGAATTGGTGCGCGAATTACTGCAAGGCTATCAGGCGCCTGCCGGTGTGACCTTACTGAATGATTTACTGGTGGTGCGCTTGCTTGGCGCACACAACGAGCCGTTACAAAAATTAATGCAGACGATTTGGCAGATGTTGCGTCCAACCGTAATTGGATGCCCGGCATGTCGTCCGCGAATTTGGAATACCTGA
- the ureE gene encoding urease accessory protein UreE, with amino-acid sequence MIRLTQRLTAEESAGKTVFSTLTLPIDLRIKSRLKVTLDNGDDAGLFLTRGQLLRGGECLTDDAGSVMVMVKAAEEQVSTVRCDDPLLLSRICYHLGNRHVPLQIESGFARYQHDHVLDEMVVGLGGTVITELAPFEPEAGAYQSQAGAGHHHHHDHDYGHSHSHSSSHHHAESSASVVSMHGFLKTS; translated from the coding sequence ATGATTCGATTAACACAACGTTTGACGGCAGAAGAATCAGCAGGAAAAACAGTCTTCAGTACGCTGACGCTGCCGATTGATTTACGCATAAAAAGCCGTCTGAAGGTCACACTCGATAATGGTGATGATGCTGGTTTGTTTTTAACGCGCGGTCAGCTATTACGTGGCGGTGAATGTCTGACTGATGATGCAGGTTCCGTCATGGTGATGGTCAAGGCTGCTGAAGAACAGGTGTCGACTGTTCGCTGTGACGATCCATTGTTACTGAGTCGGATTTGCTACCACCTAGGTAACCGCCATGTGCCATTGCAGATTGAATCTGGTTTTGCGCGTTATCAACATGACCACGTACTGGATGAAATGGTCGTCGGTTTAGGTGGCACCGTGATCACCGAGCTTGCACCGTTTGAACCGGAAGCGGGTGCATATCAATCACAGGCTGGGGCGGGGCACCATCACCACCATGATCATGACTACGGTCATTCCCATTCTCATTCATCATCGCATCATCATGCGGAAAGTTCGGCTTCGGTCGTTTCGATGCATGGTTTTTTGAAAACATCATAA
- the ureC gene encoding urease subunit alpha codes for MSIISRQAYADMFGPTTGDRVRLADTDLWLEVEKDFTIYGDEVKFGGGKVIRDGQGQGQALSRDCLDLVITNALIIDHWGIAKADIGVKNGRIVGIGKAGNPDVQPGVTLVIGPGTEVIAGEGSIVTAGGIDSHIHFICPQQIEEALCSGITTMLGGGTGPATGTNATTCTPGPWYMARMLEAAESLPMNLGFLGKGNASLPDALHEQVAAGAIGLKLHEDWGSTPASIDNCLNVAEETDTQVAIHTDTLNESGFVEDTLAAIGDRTIHTYHTEGAGGGHAPDIIRACGLANVLPSSTNPTRPYTVNTVDEHLDMLMVCHHLDPAIPEDVAFAESRIRRETIAAEDILHDLGAFSMISSDSQAMGRVGEVITRTWQTAHKMKVQRGSLSGDPARHDNGRIKRYVAKYTINPALAHGISHEVGSIEPGKLADLVLWRPAFFGVKPSMILKGGMIAAAPMGDANASIPTPQPVHFRPMFGAYGRAMQSTRMTFLSGLAIRSGIPAQLGLNSLIGEVKNCRSVKKEHMVHNAWQPLIEVDSQTYQVRANGELLTCEPAAVLPMAQRYFLF; via the coding sequence ATGAGTATTATTTCAAGACAGGCTTATGCCGATATGTTTGGCCCAACCACGGGCGATCGTGTTCGTCTGGCAGATACTGATCTGTGGCTTGAAGTTGAAAAAGATTTCACGATTTACGGCGACGAAGTGAAATTCGGTGGTGGGAAAGTCATTCGCGATGGTCAAGGGCAGGGGCAAGCACTGAGCCGTGATTGCCTTGATTTGGTGATTACCAACGCTTTGATTATCGATCACTGGGGGATTGCCAAAGCAGATATCGGTGTCAAAAACGGTCGCATTGTCGGCATCGGTAAAGCGGGTAACCCTGATGTTCAACCGGGGGTGACGTTAGTGATCGGCCCTGGCACCGAAGTCATCGCCGGTGAAGGTTCAATCGTGACAGCGGGTGGCATTGATAGCCATATTCACTTCATCTGCCCACAACAAATCGAAGAAGCACTGTGCTCTGGCATTACGACGATGCTGGGTGGCGGTACAGGTCCGGCAACTGGCACAAACGCAACTACTTGCACACCAGGCCCATGGTATATGGCTCGCATGCTGGAAGCAGCTGAAAGTCTGCCGATGAATCTTGGTTTTCTGGGGAAAGGCAATGCCAGCTTGCCCGATGCACTGCATGAACAGGTTGCTGCAGGCGCGATTGGTCTGAAACTGCACGAAGACTGGGGTTCTACCCCCGCATCGATTGATAACTGCCTGAATGTGGCGGAAGAAACCGACACGCAAGTGGCTATTCATACCGATACGCTCAACGAAAGCGGTTTTGTCGAAGATACACTGGCAGCAATTGGCGATCGCACTATTCACACTTATCACACCGAAGGTGCGGGCGGCGGTCATGCACCGGATATCATCAGGGCTTGCGGATTGGCGAACGTGCTGCCGTCTTCAACCAACCCAACGCGCCCTTACACAGTGAATACAGTCGATGAACATCTCGATATGCTGATGGTTTGCCATCATCTCGATCCGGCGATTCCGGAAGATGTGGCTTTTGCGGAATCCCGTATTCGTCGTGAAACCATTGCAGCGGAAGACATTTTGCATGACTTGGGTGCTTTCTCGATGATTTCGTCGGATTCGCAGGCGATGGGCCGTGTGGGTGAGGTGATCACCCGTACCTGGCAGACTGCGCACAAAATGAAAGTGCAGCGCGGCAGTTTAAGTGGTGATCCGGCGCGTCATGATAATGGTCGCATCAAACGTTATGTCGCGAAATATACGATCAACCCGGCATTAGCCCATGGCATTAGCCATGAAGTTGGCTCGATTGAACCGGGCAAGCTGGCTGATTTAGTGCTGTGGCGTCCAGCTTTTTTTGGCGTGAAACCATCCATGATATTGAAAGGCGGCATGATTGCGGCTGCACCAATGGGTGATGCCAATGCATCGATTCCAACCCCACAACCAGTGCATTTTCGTCCAATGTTTGGTGCCTATGGTCGTGCCATGCAATCCACCCGCATGACGTTTCTCTCTGGTTTAGCGATCCGTTCTGGCATTCCGGCACAGCTTGGTTTGAACAGCCTGATCGGTGAAGTGAAAAATTGTCGTTCGGTGAAAAAAGAACACATGGTTCATAACGCTTGGCAGCCATTGATAGAGGTTGATAGTCAGACCTACCAAGTTCGAGCCAATGGTGAATTACTGACGTGTGAACCGGCTGCCGTGTTACCAATGGCTCAGCGCTATTTCTTATTTTAA
- a CDS encoding urease subunit beta gives MIPGEIQVAEGDLLLNESRETIQMTVANTGDRPIQVGSHYHFFETNLALQFDRVASRGFRLDIPAGTAVRFEPGQARTVTLVAYVGRRHVYGFRGDVMGPLDDEEAGVQA, from the coding sequence ATGATACCGGGAGAAATTCAGGTTGCCGAAGGCGATCTGTTACTCAATGAAAGTCGCGAGACCATCCAAATGACCGTTGCCAATACGGGTGATCGTCCAATTCAGGTGGGTTCGCATTATCACTTCTTTGAAACCAATCTGGCTTTACAGTTTGACCGTGTCGCTTCGCGCGGATTCCGTCTTGATATCCCAGCTGGAACCGCTGTTCGTTTTGAACCGGGACAAGCCCGTACCGTCACACTGGTTGCTTACGTCGGTCGTCGCCATGTGTACGGTTTCCGTGGTGATGTGATGGGCCCTTTGGATGATGAAGAAGCGGGAGTTCAGGCATGA
- the ureG gene encoding urease accessory protein UreG, whose product MTQTTSPLRVGVGGPVGSGKTALLEVLCKKMRDHFEIAVVTNDIYTKEDQRILTEAGALEAERIVGVETGGCPHTAIREDASMNLAAVEVLSEKFGNLEVVFVESGGDNLSATFSPELADMTIYVIDVAEGEKIPRKGGPGITKSDLLVINKIDLAPYVGARLDVMESDTNRMRPEKPWTFANLKTGQGVDTIIDFIVTHGMLTPKS is encoded by the coding sequence ATGACTCAGACAACATCTCCATTACGAGTAGGCGTTGGTGGACCGGTTGGTTCAGGAAAGACTGCGTTGTTAGAAGTATTATGTAAAAAAATGAGGGACCACTTCGAGATCGCAGTTGTGACCAACGATATTTATACCAAGGAAGATCAGCGCATTCTGACCGAAGCCGGTGCACTAGAAGCAGAGCGCATTGTAGGTGTGGAAACGGGTGGTTGTCCGCATACCGCCATTCGTGAAGATGCATCAATGAACTTGGCTGCGGTCGAGGTATTGAGTGAAAAATTCGGAAATTTGGAAGTGGTTTTCGTTGAAAGTGGCGGTGATAACCTGAGTGCGACTTTTAGCCCAGAATTGGCGGATATGACTATCTACGTCATTGATGTTGCTGAAGGCGAGAAGATCCCACGTAAAGGCGGTCCAGGCATTACCAAATCGGATCTGCTTGTCATCAATAAGATCGATTTAGCTCCCTACGTTGGTGCTCGTTTAGACGTGATGGAATCTGATACCAACCGCATGCGCCCTGAAAAACCGTGGACGTTTGCCAACCTGAAAACAGGTCAGGGTGTGGATACCATTATCGACTTTATCGTGACGCATGGCATGTTAACGCCGAAATCATAA
- the ureA gene encoding urease subunit gamma, with product MDLTPREKDKLLLFTAALLAERRKARGLKLNHPESIALISAAILEGARDGKTVAELMNYGRTILTRDEVMEGVPEMIPDVQVEATFPDGTKLVTVHQPII from the coding sequence ATGGATCTGACCCCCCGCGAGAAGGACAAATTACTGCTGTTTACCGCAGCGTTGCTGGCAGAACGCCGCAAGGCGCGCGGTTTAAAACTGAATCATCCGGAATCGATTGCCCTGATCAGTGCAGCGATTCTGGAAGGTGCTCGTGATGGCAAGACAGTCGCTGAACTGATGAATTATGGCCGTACCATTTTGACTCGTGATGAGGTCATGGAAGGCGTTCCGGAAATGATCCCGGATGTGCAGGTAGAAGCAACCTTTCCGGATGGAACCAAATTGGTCACCGTTCATCAACCCATCATTTAA
- the urtB gene encoding urea ABC transporter permease subunit UrtB has protein sequence MRLDKAGCSRIIVACLSLMIGFWSVMAQAMTTDEALKELSGRDFAAKKEAITTIADSGESYVADLFTALDNGELFYRKSDEIIVIRQGETFIDVKTKQTVTGDSSDFKRVAMNNALRRQISELSAQLALNDADAGKRLTAVKSLLGKVSPTELSALISHQQKEKDAKVLAAYDMVISFSKLTDADANVRLAAIDVLAKVHNPEVLGKLKAVSQNDTDDKVKAAAASAVKKLARSQSFYSGIETLYFGISLGSILVLAGIGLAITFGVMGVINMAHGEMMMLGAYTTFVMQKVLPNEPGIALLLSIPAAFCVSGLVGIVIERSVIRFLYGRPLETLLATFGISLLLQQAVRSIFSPLNQSVVMPSWMSGTWTWNDFLSLTLNRMYIILFCCLVFAGLMWLLKRSRLGLEVRAVSQNRAMARNMGVRSDWVNARTFGLGSGIAGIAGVALSQLTNVGPNLGQGYIIDSFMVVVFGGVGNLWGTMVAGLSLGIANKLLEPYAGAVLAKILILVAIILFIQKRPRGLFPQRGRAVEG, from the coding sequence ATGCGATTAGACAAAGCAGGATGCAGTCGAATTATTGTGGCTTGTTTAAGCCTGATGATTGGTTTCTGGAGTGTCATGGCACAAGCGATGACCACTGATGAAGCATTAAAAGAATTAAGTGGTCGTGATTTTGCGGCGAAGAAAGAAGCCATCACCACGATTGCTGACAGTGGTGAATCTTATGTCGCTGATCTATTTACAGCATTAGATAACGGCGAGCTGTTTTACCGCAAAAGTGACGAAATCATCGTGATCCGTCAGGGTGAAACGTTTATCGATGTCAAAACGAAACAAACCGTCACGGGTGACAGTTCTGATTTTAAACGCGTGGCAATGAATAATGCATTGCGTCGTCAAATCTCTGAATTATCTGCGCAATTAGCTTTGAATGATGCGGATGCAGGCAAGCGTCTGACCGCAGTGAAAAGCCTGTTAGGTAAAGTCAGCCCAACTGAGCTTTCAGCTCTGATTTCTCATCAACAGAAAGAAAAAGATGCAAAAGTTTTAGCAGCCTATGACATGGTAATTTCGTTCAGCAAATTAACCGATGCTGATGCGAATGTTCGTTTAGCAGCCATTGATGTGCTGGCAAAAGTTCACAACCCGGAAGTGTTAGGCAAGCTGAAAGCAGTTTCGCAAAATGATACCGATGACAAAGTTAAAGCGGCTGCGGCTTCAGCCGTGAAAAAGCTGGCTCGCAGCCAGTCGTTCTATAGTGGTATTGAAACCCTTTATTTCGGTATTAGCCTGGGTTCGATTCTGGTACTTGCAGGCATCGGTTTAGCCATCACCTTCGGCGTGATGGGTGTCATCAATATGGCGCACGGCGAAATGATGATGCTAGGTGCTTACACCACCTTTGTGATGCAAAAAGTGCTTCCAAATGAGCCGGGCATTGCATTGTTGTTATCGATTCCAGCGGCGTTCTGCGTTTCCGGTTTGGTAGGCATCGTGATTGAGCGCAGTGTCATCCGTTTCTTATATGGCCGCCCGTTAGAAACCTTACTGGCAACGTTCGGCATCAGTTTGTTACTGCAACAAGCGGTTCGTTCAATTTTCTCTCCATTAAACCAAAGCGTCGTCATGCCTTCGTGGATGAGCGGTACCTGGACATGGAACGACTTCTTGTCACTCACACTCAACCGTATGTACATCATTCTGTTCTGTTGCCTGGTATTTGCCGGTCTGATGTGGTTGCTCAAGCGCAGTCGTCTTGGTTTAGAAGTTCGTGCTGTTTCGCAAAACCGCGCCATGGCCCGCAACATGGGTGTTCGTTCTGATTGGGTCAATGCGCGTACTTTCGGTTTGGGTTCTGGTATCGCAGGCATCGCAGGTGTTGCGTTATCTCAGCTCACCAACGTCGGGCCAAATTTAGGTCAGGGTTACATAATCGACTCTTTTATGGTCGTCGTCTTCGGTGGTGTCGGTAATTTATGGGGAACCATGGTTGCAGGCCTTTCATTGGGGATCGCCAATAAATTACTGGAGCCGTATGCCGGTGCGGTACTGGCAAAAATCCTGATTCTGGTTGCGATCATTCTGTTCATCCAGAAACGCCCGCGCGGTTTATTTCCGCAACGTGGCCGAGCGGTTGAGGGCTGA
- the urtD gene encoding urea ABC transporter ATP-binding protein UrtD: MNMFAQTKILTPTYWRERMAPPEPPKLDLRHGVILYLEDINVSFDGFKALNNLNLYINKGELRCIIGPNGAGKSTMMDVITGKTRPDTGSAWFGQNINLLALDEPAIAEAGIGRKFQKPTVFEPLTVEENLELAMAGNKGVWQTFVSKLSGEDRDHLEATLLLIGLVAERHRQAGVLSHGQKQWLEIGMLLMQRPELLLVDEPVAGMTHQEMERTAKLLKQLAGKHSVVVVEHDMDFVRSIANKVTVLHQGSVLAEGTMSQVQADPKVIEVYLGESAC; the protein is encoded by the coding sequence ATGAATATGTTTGCACAAACTAAGATTTTAACACCCACTTACTGGCGCGAGCGCATGGCGCCGCCAGAGCCACCAAAGCTCGATTTACGTCATGGCGTGATCCTTTACTTAGAAGATATCAATGTAAGTTTCGATGGATTTAAAGCGTTGAATAACCTCAACCTTTATATCAATAAAGGGGAACTACGCTGCATCATCGGACCGAACGGAGCAGGCAAAAGCACGATGATGGATGTGATCACCGGTAAAACGCGCCCAGATACCGGCTCGGCGTGGTTTGGTCAGAACATCAACTTGCTGGCACTTGATGAACCGGCGATTGCCGAGGCGGGCATTGGGCGCAAATTCCAAAAGCCAACCGTATTCGAGCCGCTGACAGTGGAAGAGAACCTTGAACTCGCGATGGCTGGGAACAAAGGCGTTTGGCAAACCTTTGTCAGCAAGCTGTCTGGCGAAGATCGCGATCATCTTGAAGCAACGCTGCTGTTGATTGGTCTGGTTGCTGAGCGCCATCGCCAAGCAGGTGTGTTGTCACACGGTCAAAAACAATGGCTGGAGATTGGCATGCTGCTGATGCAACGCCCTGAATTACTGCTGGTCGATGAGCCAGTCGCAGGGATGACACATCAGGAGATGGAACGTACCGCTAAACTGCTGAAACAGCTCGCCGGAAAACATTCGGTCGTCGTCGTCGAGCACGATATGGATTTTGTCCGCTCGATTGCCAATAAAGTCACGGTATTACATCAAGGCTCGGTGCTGGCGGAAGGCACCATGAGTCAGGTGCAGGCTGATCCGAAAGTGATCGAGGTCTATCTGGGGGAATCAGCATGCTGA
- a CDS encoding urease accessory protein UreF, protein MVEATLNQHSAQSWLQLFQLMSPNLPVGGFTYSQGLEWAVEAGWVKNAAEFEQWLSDQMEEGLVYLDWPLLNRLHLAALEDDIATFEECIDLLVASRESEEFRLEENQRGEAFYRVIKDWNIQGSADMAVHLKRSQLAGMAWFGAKNGISVEQLALGWGFAILEGAVMAAIKLVPIGQQAGQTLLRQLSVVLPEAYRRACAVEDEEIGGSLTRLAIASACHEIQYTRLFRS, encoded by the coding sequence ATGGTTGAAGCCACGCTGAATCAGCATTCTGCCCAAAGTTGGTTGCAGTTATTCCAGCTGATGAGCCCGAACTTACCTGTGGGTGGGTTTACCTACTCACAGGGACTGGAATGGGCTGTCGAAGCTGGCTGGGTAAAAAATGCTGCTGAATTTGAACAATGGCTCAGCGACCAGATGGAAGAAGGGCTTGTCTATCTGGATTGGCCTTTGCTGAACCGTCTGCACTTGGCTGCACTTGAAGATGACATTGCCACATTTGAAGAATGCATCGATTTGCTGGTGGCAAGTCGTGAAAGTGAAGAGTTCCGGTTAGAAGAGAATCAACGTGGTGAAGCGTTTTATCGCGTGATCAAAGACTGGAACATTCAGGGAAGTGCGGATATGGCTGTTCATCTGAAACGGTCTCAGCTGGCTGGTATGGCTTGGTTTGGTGCAAAAAATGGTATCAGTGTGGAACAACTCGCTTTGGGGTGGGGGTTCGCAATACTGGAAGGCGCAGTCATGGCAGCCATCAAGTTAGTGCCTATTGGTCAGCAGGCTGGTCAGACACTGTTACGACAATTATCGGTCGTATTACCGGAAGCATATCGACGCGCATGCGCTGTTGAAGATGAAGAAATTGGCGGCAGCCTGACTCGTTTAGCGATAGCAAGTGCTTGCCACGAAATTCAGTACACGCGGTTATTCCGCTCATAA
- the urtC gene encoding urea ABC transporter permease subunit UrtC: MLFNSVLKDKAGLGLLSAIMVGAVLVVLSNLLLPQDSMLYVGSNTVTLLGKYLCYAILAVALDLVWGYLGILSLGHGAFFALGGYAMGMYLMRQIGTRGVYGNPILPDFMVFLNWHELPWFWYGMSHFWFAMLMVLLVPGLLAFVFGWLAFRSRVTGVYLSIMTQAMTYALLLAFFRNEMGFGGNNGLTDFKDIIGFSLTEDSTRAALFLITAVVLCIAYVVCRVIVGSKLGRVAVAIRDAEMRTRFMGYRVEYFKLAIFVFSAMLAGIAGALYVPQVGIINPGEFSPLNSIELVIWVAVGGRATLYGAVVGAILVNYAKSVFTGILPDQWLYALGALFVLVTLFLPKGVTGLFNRKEAV; the protein is encoded by the coding sequence ATGCTATTTAATTCTGTATTAAAAGATAAAGCAGGTCTGGGTTTACTCAGTGCCATCATGGTTGGTGCCGTACTGGTGGTGTTATCCAATCTACTGTTGCCACAAGACAGCATGCTTTACGTCGGTTCAAACACCGTCACCTTGCTGGGTAAATATCTGTGTTACGCCATATTGGCGGTCGCACTCGATTTAGTCTGGGGTTATCTCGGCATTTTAAGTCTCGGTCACGGTGCTTTCTTCGCGCTCGGCGGCTATGCAATGGGGATGTATCTGATGCGTCAGATCGGTACCCGTGGTGTGTATGGCAACCCGATCCTGCCTGATTTCATGGTGTTTCTGAACTGGCATGAACTGCCTTGGTTCTGGTATGGCATGAGTCATTTTTGGTTTGCCATGCTGATGGTGTTGCTGGTGCCGGGGTTGTTGGCATTCGTCTTCGGTTGGTTGGCGTTCCGCTCTCGCGTGACCGGTGTATATCTATCGATCATGACGCAAGCGATGACGTATGCACTGTTGCTGGCATTCTTCCGTAATGAAATGGGTTTTGGCGGTAACAACGGCCTAACCGATTTCAAAGACATTATCGGTTTTAGTCTGACAGAAGATTCCACTCGTGCAGCACTATTCCTAATCACGGCTGTGGTGTTGTGTATTGCCTATGTCGTGTGCCGTGTGATTGTGGGTTCAAAGCTGGGGCGTGTTGCGGTTGCAATCCGTGATGCTGAAATGCGTACCCGGTTTATGGGCTACCGCGTTGAATATTTCAAACTGGCAATCTTTGTATTCTCCGCCATGTTGGCTGGAATCGCGGGTGCTTTATATGTACCGCAGGTCGGCATTATCAACCCGGGTGAATTTTCACCGCTGAACTCGATTGAGTTGGTGATTTGGGTTGCCGTCGGTGGTCGCGCAACGCTGTATGGCGCGGTGGTCGGTGCAATTCTTGTGAACTACGCAAAATCCGTATTTACCGGCATTTTACCGGATCAATGGCTCTATGCATTGGGCGCACTCTTTGTTTTAGTGACCTTATTCCTGCCAAAAGGGGTCACTGGTTTATTTAATCGCAAGGAGGCGGTGTGA
- the urtE gene encoding urea ABC transporter ATP-binding subunit UrtE: protein MLKLSGINQFYGQSHTLWDLDIEIAQGECLCLMGRNGVGKTTLLNVLMGQLPVKSGQIEFDGQDISKFSVERRAEIGIGYVPQGRQIFPLLTVEENLKIGLPARRDNKRQIPDQVYELFPVLKEMKQRRGGDLSGGQQQQLAIGRALVLDPKLLILDEPTEGIQPNIVSEIGDIIRKLNRDIGLTVLLVEQKLPFARKVGDRFCLLDRGRRVADGKMVDLNEGLIKEYLTV from the coding sequence ATGCTGAAGTTATCGGGTATTAATCAGTTTTACGGCCAATCACACACGCTGTGGGATCTGGATATCGAGATCGCGCAGGGCGAATGTCTCTGCCTGATGGGCCGTAATGGCGTAGGTAAAACCACGCTGTTGAATGTGTTGATGGGGCAATTGCCAGTTAAAAGCGGTCAGATTGAATTCGACGGTCAAGACATCAGCAAATTTTCGGTCGAACGTCGCGCAGAAATTGGCATCGGTTACGTACCGCAAGGGCGTCAGATTTTCCCGCTGCTGACAGTCGAAGAGAACCTCAAAATCGGGCTGCCTGCACGTCGCGATAACAAACGCCAGATCCCCGATCAGGTGTATGAACTGTTTCCTGTACTGAAAGAGATGAAACAACGCCGTGGTGGTGATTTATCCGGCGGTCAGCAACAGCAATTAGCGATTGGTCGTGCGCTGGTGCTTGATCCGAAATTACTGATTTTAGATGAACCCACAGAAGGTATTCAGCCGAACATCGTCAGTGAAATTGGCGACATCATTCGCAAACTCAACCGTGATATCGGCCTGACCGTGTTGTTAGTTGAACAGAAACTGCCATTTGCCCGAAAAGTCGGCGATCGCTTCTGCCTGTTAGATCGCGGTCGGCGTGTTGCCGATGGCAAGATGGTGGATTTGAACGAAGGACTGATCAAGGAATATCTGACGGTATGA
- a CDS encoding HupE/UreJ family protein, giving the protein MNKSRMTTAIALMLLTTPAFAHPGHMEHGLSSGLLHPMTGLDHLMMLLTSGFLAALTGRRLSLPLMTVLAMITGTAAGVWFGGNNLVEPLVLASVWFAGAMIFASNRLSVLSWMMPCFALFHGWAHGVEAPAGQVALFTVGAAISSVVLLAVGYVVGTKANQVAWLKKGWAATVFAAASVLLVG; this is encoded by the coding sequence ATGAACAAATCACGTATGACCACAGCGATTGCCCTGATGTTACTGACAACACCAGCTTTTGCTCATCCGGGACACATGGAACACGGATTATCTTCCGGTTTACTGCACCCAATGACCGGTTTAGATCACCTCATGATGTTACTGACTAGTGGCTTTTTAGCCGCATTAACGGGGCGTCGTCTATCGCTGCCTCTAATGACTGTTCTCGCCATGATTACAGGTACAGCAGCTGGCGTTTGGTTCGGCGGAAACAATCTTGTTGAACCGCTGGTGCTGGCTTCGGTCTGGTTTGCCGGTGCCATGATTTTCGCCTCAAATCGGTTGTCTGTACTGAGCTGGATGATGCCTTGTTTTGCGCTGTTCCATGGCTGGGCGCATGGCGTTGAAGCACCGGCTGGTCAGGTTGCGCTGTTTACAGTGGGTGCAGCGATCTCTTCGGTTGTCTTACTGGCAGTTGGTTATGTCGTTGGCACCAAAGCGAATCAAGTTGCATGGTTGAAAAAGGGTTGGGCGGCGACTGTGTTTGCTGCGGCATCTGTGCTCCTGGTGGGCTAA